TCAGGTGGCAGGAACTAGAAGTGCGCCGGCTGGTTATCTGTGCAATTCTGATCTCAGCTGCATTCATGGCTCGTACTTCAAGTACCGGAAAGGCTTTGCTAGACATTTCTCGCGAGTATGTGGGAGCCCTCTCTTCAGGAAATACTGAAGACGCATACTTCCTGCTGTCCGATAGTCTTGCGGCGCTGGTCAGCCCGGTCTTTCTTGAATTACTTGATAATTCGCCTTCATCAGGCAGAATCACTATTGGTAGCATTGAATCAAGAGGATACACAATCTCCATTGCTCTCGATCACGGAGGATCACGAACAATCTGGCTCGGAGAGAATGACTCGGGAAAATGGGAAATAGCGGGAGATTCGTCACTCGATAATCTTCTGGGAAGAGCTACTGTGATGTGTACTGCTTTCGCTCAGGAAACGGTAATCCCGGCATACCGCAACGGAGTTGATCCCGGGGAATACAGTTGTCCAATAAGCAGCAAACCCTATTTCCTTGAAGGCAGCATGCTTCTCTGTCCTTCAGGCCATCTTGGAGACGGGCTGGATGTCGGAGGATCCAGCTGCATGCTGTTGCGAGACAGCCTGGCAGGAGTTGTCTCTGATTACATCCTTGCAGGTTATCGCTTCCCTGACAGTTTTGCCGGGATGTTCGAGGAAAGTGACGGGGAATTCAGCCAGCGGGGGGGATTTCGCTGTCCGGATAATGGTTACGTTTACTATGAAATTACCGGGGAAGGAGTTTTTTGCCCCTTCCATGATGAAACGAGCAGAATAGAACTTCAATCCGCTTCGGAGAGATCATATTTAAATTCAGCATCAAACAATCCTGGTCAGGAGAACCTTTGAGCAATACAACCCTTATCAATACTCAGGAAGAACTGAACAGACTAATTGAGGATCTGAAAAAAGAAGATGTTATTGCACTGGATACTGAATTTCATGGAGAGAAAAGGTACTGGCCTGAACTGTTTCTCATACAGTTTGCGGGCAGGAACGGTCCGGTAGCGGTTGACCCTCTCGGGATTGAAGATCTTTCGCCGATCGCCGAATTGCTCCAATCGGAGGTTCCGGTTAAGGTTATTCACTCGGCCAAAAACGATATTGACGTGCTTATGCATCATCTGGGCATAGTTTTTTCATCCGTATTCGACACTCAGCTTGCTGCCGCGTTTCTTGGATATGAACTTCAGATCTCTCTTTATAATCTTGTCAGAACAGAGTGCGGCAAAGCTCCGCAAAAAGGACACACTCTGAGCGACTGGTCTATCAGGCCTCTCTCGAATGAGCAGATCGAGTATGCCCTCAACGATGTCAGATATCTGCTTACGATTTACCGGAATCAGATGAAAAGGCTGAAGTCAACAGGTAGGTTGAACTGGTACACGGAACAGGCTGAATCACTCACTTTTCCCTCTACATATGAGATTCCTCTGAGAAGAATCTTCCAGAAAGTCAGATCCACCGGAAAAATCACGAAAAGCAGGCTCCCTATCCTATGGGCTCTTGTTCAATGGAGAGAAAAGACAGCTGAAAAACTGAATAAACCCCGCAATTACATAGTAAGGGACCATATCCTTGGAGCAATCACCGCAATGGCCCCTGAGAAAATTAGCAGCCTGTCCAGGCTCAGAGGAATCTCATCCGGGTTTATTAAAAAATGGGGAAACGAAATACTGGAGGTGATCAAAGAAGCCAGGATCAACCCTCCGGAAAATATCCCGGATATTCCGAAATACCACTCAAAACCCGGGATTTCAGCCCGCAGGGATATCCTCAGAATATTTCTGAAACAGGAGTCCAACAGACTGGGCATTTCACCTGCTCTGCTTCTGTCATCCGATATGATGGATGCTCTTGCGAAGCATCCTCCCTGCTCAGTGGATGACTTTTCTGAGATTCCTGGATTATCCGGCTGGCGGAGAGAAGCTCTCGGTGATGATCTTATCTCTCTTCTTGAAGGAAAGCTTGCTCTCAGCCTGAAGTCAGGACGAAGTCAGGGATTGAAATTTGTAAAAGTAAAACAGTGACCGGCCAGCGAGCACTTGAGATTCTCGAATCAATGAAACGCGCTGCAGGTCTGCCGGGTACTCCGGCCCCTCTCCAGGAATCACATGAGGCTTTCCCTGTTTTTGTATCAACTGTTATAAGCCTGAGAACTAGGGACGCTGTTACCAGAACGGTATCTGCGAGAGTACTTAAATCTGCCCCTGATGTTACGTCGATGATTTCTATTGACAGGGAAGAATTGGAGACTCTGCTTAAACCGGCTGGCTTCTTCAGACAGAAGGCAAAACAGCTGAAGCAGGCAGCTGAATTAATTCAGAGCAGGTTTGAAGGAGAAGTACCGGACAACATTGAGGATCTGCTGAGCCTTCCGGGAGTAGGAAGAAAAACGGCAAATTTCGTTCTTGGAATGGTATTCGGAAAACCCGCGATATGTGTCGATATTCATGTGCATCGAATCTCAAACAGACTTGGTCTGGCGCGCACATCCTCACCTGAAGAAACTGAACTGCAGCTTCAGAAAATTTTTCCTCCTGAATACTGGATCGGTATTAATCATACTATGGTAACGTTCGGACAGAGAATCTGTAAACCGGTCAAACCCCGGTGCGAGGTTTGTCCTCTGAATACAATCTGCCCTGTTGTTATCTCAAAAGTCTGATCTCACTCTGATGAATTCTTAAGTGAAACGCGGTCACGCACCAGGTTCGCGGCAACGGCGAAGGCATCGAAGTACCGCTGCAGGGAATCAGCGGTTGATTGGTATTCATTCGAGCCGGCAAGAAAATCGACCAGAACCTCCCGCGCTCGTGCAAGTTCGCGCAGGCGAGTAACCGAGCATCGGTGGCGGGGATCATCAAGAGTAAAATCCATCAGCTCCAATGCACGCTCAAATGCTCTTTGAGATATCTGCGGATTACGGGTTTTCCATCGCAGTGCCCTGCCTACCTCGCTGCCTACATTTCCCAGCTGTTCATACAGCGAAAGCTCCCACCAGCGACCTGCGGCGAGATCCTTGTGCATGGAGGATTTCATTCGAACACCAATCGATCCACCACATCTTGAATCTGTTTACGGATTGAAGGATCATCAACATTTCTGGAGCGATTTCCGGAGGATGGTCGCAGATTTATCATCGAATCAAACTCCAGCCAGTCTTCTGCAGGCAGCTCCGGATAGAGGTTAATTCCCCATAGATCCTGTTGCCTTGAACCTGTCGAAAGCAGCTCTGCTTCTTCATCTGAGTGCAGGTCCGCATCAATGACCATGATCTCACGAGCTACATCTACCACAGCTTTGACCATATCACCGAAGCGCTCTATCGCCATTTGACGCAGTGAATCAATAGAAATCGGTTCTTGCTCTGTTACTGCTTTCATAGTCAGCTTATTATCTCTTTTCTAATGAGCGTATCCAGCATCAGTGGTGGCACTTTGAATAATCCGTATGAATTTCCCACTCTTAAGCAAGTATAATCGATACAGCTTGATGGAGGTTTTCCGTATGATCTGCATTATTCCCATTTCACTGGTTTGGAGTACTCGCGCCTATTCCTGTCAATGGGAGTGGAGAAAAGACTCAGGATTGCTGAAAGTAACTGATGTCCGTTACATTATGATGACATTATAAATACTGAGATGAGGAGAACAGGGAATGGGTTCTTTCAGCAACTACAGTCAGTATAGCGCTTCAGACGGAACCGGATTCTTTTCCCGGAATGGTTATTCAAAGGTTCCCGTTCTTGTACAGTGGATATCTACGCTGAAATGCGATCTCAGCTGCCCGCACTGCCTTTCCGTCAGCCTGGATAACGGTTTCACCGATATGCCTCTGCAGGCTGTAATGAAACTGATCGATGAAATTGTCGAAATGGGTGTGGAGGAGTTCCTTGTCACAGGCGGAGAGCCTCTTGCAAGGAACGATCTGCCTATGATTATTGACTATCTTGGATTCAGGGAGCAGAACTGGACTCTTAATACTGCAGTTATGCCTTCAGCATATCAGAGAAAGAGGCTTGCCGAAAACAGCCCCGGTTTTGTGGCGGTGAGCCTGGATGGACCGAGGGAGATCCATGATTCCTTCAGAGGACGGAAAGGAGCATGGGAAGAAGCGATAGAGGCTATCAGCTTCTTTAAATCCCTGCCTGGAGTCAGGGTTTGCGCAGGCACCACAGTGACAAGTATCAATGAACGATATCTTGAGGAAACCTTTCAGCTTGTAGCTGCAAGCGGTGCTGACCAGTGGGGAATTCACCTGCTGGTTCCCGAGGGGCGAGCTGCATACCGCTCCGACCTGTTTCTGTCAAAAAGGCAACTGAGACAGCTGATAAGGTTCGTCGCACGAAAGAGGCAATATTTCAATGTGGAGATGGCCGAT
This genomic interval from Candidatus Aegiribacteria sp. contains the following:
- a CDS encoding ribonuclease D, which codes for MSNTTLINTQEELNRLIEDLKKEDVIALDTEFHGEKRYWPELFLIQFAGRNGPVAVDPLGIEDLSPIAELLQSEVPVKVIHSAKNDIDVLMHHLGIVFSSVFDTQLAAAFLGYELQISLYNLVRTECGKAPQKGHTLSDWSIRPLSNEQIEYALNDVRYLLTIYRNQMKRLKSTGRLNWYTEQAESLTFPSTYEIPLRRIFQKVRSTGKITKSRLPILWALVQWREKTAEKLNKPRNYIVRDHILGAITAMAPEKISSLSRLRGISSGFIKKWGNEILEVIKEARINPPENIPDIPKYHSKPGISARRDILRIFLKQESNRLGISPALLLSSDMMDALAKHPPCSVDDFSEIPGLSGWRREALGDDLISLLEGKLALSLKSGRSQGLKFVKVKQ
- a CDS encoding endonuclease III, producing the protein MKRAAGLPGTPAPLQESHEAFPVFVSTVISLRTRDAVTRTVSARVLKSAPDVTSMISIDREELETLLKPAGFFRQKAKQLKQAAELIQSRFEGEVPDNIEDLLSLPGVGRKTANFVLGMVFGKPAICVDIHVHRISNRLGLARTSSPEETELQLQKIFPPEYWIGINHTMVTFGQRICKPVKPRCEVCPLNTICPVVISKV
- a CDS encoding DUF5674 family protein, producing MKAVTEQEPISIDSLRQMAIERFGDMVKAVVDVAREIMVIDADLHSDEEAELLSTGSRQQDLWGINLYPELPAEDWLEFDSMINLRPSSGNRSRNVDDPSIRKQIQDVVDRLVFE